The genomic region GGGCATTAAGGGCGAGGCACAGAGATCGAATTCAATTAAACCCGCTGACTCAATCAGCTGCACCCAGCGTGAATCAGGTAGTTCAGCGGGCGGCTTAGCGTAAGCCTGAAAAACCTCATGATAGCGTTCTGCTACAGCTAACATTTGTCCAAAGTTGGCAAATAACTGCTCTAACTCGGCTAAAGATAAACCGCTATGATTACTATCAATGGCTTCCTCAAGCATGCCGTGCGCTGCAGATAGCACGTTGACCAGCTCTAGCTGCTGTTGCTTTAGCTTATTCGCCAGCTGTTCTAAAGCAGCAGGAATTTCACCGTGCTCAAATCGTAAATTCGGGAGACTCTCATACTCAGGCACCGGCAATAAAGGCTCACAAAGCAATTCAACCTGATCTTTCAGTGCCGCATATAGGGGCTTAAGCTGAACCAAACATGCCAGCGCTCTATCTAGTTCATCCAATAAACTGACAAAGCTACTGGCAGATTGTCCTGTGTCGTGAATCGACTTAATGGACTGATCTAACCAGCTGTTAGCCGCATGAACGCGCAAGTTGCAGGCAAAATGGCGCAAGGCAATATCTGGCAAATGATGCGCCTCATCGAAAATATAAATACTGTCCTCGGGTGCCGCTAGAATGGCGCCGCCACCTAAGGCTAGGTCTGCCATCACTAAATCATGATTAGCAACGATGCAGTCAACGGCAGATAATTCTTCCCGCGCTTTGAAAAAACTACATTGATTCACATGCTGACATCGCCGACCCGTGCATTGATTTCGATCGGATGTGAGTGGCTGCCAAATTTCTGGCTCAAGCGGGTCCTGCCAATCATCTTTATCACCGGTCCACTCACCTTTCAATAAAGCTTTCGCCATAGACTCATAAATCATCACGCGTTGTTGCTGCTGATCAAGCTCGCTGGCTAGGCTTTGATCAGCATCAAATAAATGATCTTGAGGATTAGCCTGCATAAACGTATCAAGCTTGCTTAAGCATAAATAGCGTGAGCGACCTTTGGCCAAGGCATAGCGAAAATGTAAACCAGAGTGCTTTAGGATATCTGGCAGATCGCGATAAATGATTTGCTCTTGCAGGGCTACTGTTGCGGTAGAAATGATTAGCTTTTTACCCAGCGCCTTCGCGATAGGTAGGGCGGCAAGCGTATAGGCAACGGTTTTGCCGGTGCCGGTACCTGCCTCAATGGCTAACAAACCGGCATGATTGCTGCGCATGCCTTCAGCATCCGTTTTGATAGCTGCCAAGCTACGAGCAATTTCAGCAATCATCTGTTTTTGCCCAAGCCTCGGCTTTAACGATTTACTCGCCAAAAATTGGCTATAGGCTTGTTGAATCTCGGTCTTAAGACTTTGATTGAGCATACAATTACTTCGGCATGAAACCTAATCGTTGCTTAGAACAAATCGGGTTTGCATAAGCCTGCAGCACATGCTGACGTAAGTCCGCATCCATATCGCTTAAGCGAGCATCAAAACGCTGCTTCTCATGCTGCAGCTGATCGGCGACTAAATCCTCAGAAAACGCCTCTCGTGTTGCACCATAGACACCCTCTGGATAATGGCCATACAATTCATAAAAAGCAAAATAGTTAGTTGCATGTAGTACATAATTGCCAATGATTTGCTCATCCAGCCACTCAGCCAATTGATCAGGACCATCTACCTGATGACGAAATGGCTCACCAAAGTGTAAATGCACCTTACCTTTGAAACCTGCAATGCCCTCTGCAATGCTTTGCACATCTTCTTGTTCCGCTTTCACATATTCGCCATGATGCGCTAAAGCCAGTAACTCTTTCGCTTTTAAACTATCACAGGGATCATACTCATAGGAAACGCTCAACGGCACAATATTGAGCGCATGCATATAGCTCGAGAAATCCTGCTTGCGTCCTGCGATGGCGAACATTTTTAAAATAGCGCTATCGGTATTATCAATGCCATCTTTTGCTCGACCCTCGCGCTGCGCAATCCATATAGAGTGCTTATCAGTTTTGATCGAATGCGCAATGTATTCACTCAATAATTTCAAATTGGCCAACAATTTCTTAGGCGAGCGCTCAGAGCGGTTTACAATAAAACTCTTATTGATGCGCATCAGCCTGGTGGCAAAATCTTGTGTTAGCAAATTATCACCAATCGCAATTCGCACGGTATTCCGGCCATTATGATATAAGGCATAGTTAGTGAATGCTGGATCCATCGCTATATCACGATGATTACTGACAAAAACATAGGCTTGGTCTTTCGGTAAATTATCCAAACCTGATACCTTGAAGCCTGAGGTTTGCGTCTCAAGCATATGATCCATGTAATGGCCTATCTTCTCTTGAAAAGATAAGACATTGTGTACATCTCTGACCTGAAACCGCAGCAACGTTTTGAGTAATGGCTTAATAAATGTCATGCACCACGCCGGCATGGCAGGAAATTTTAATGCGAGAATTGCACGAATACATTCGTCATCATTGATAATGTNNGCAATGACATCATCGATCTCGTCATCATGATAAGGGCGGATATGGGCAAATTTATCCATCTAGCATCAAGCTCTAATATTTTTATTGGTAAATGAAGGCATGCATTCTACTTGATGAGGCAAGCTAAAGCTTGAAATTTTGCAGTACAAAAAGCTTTTTTTTCGTTGACATCGGCATGCCCACATCTATAATACGCAGCCTCTAAAGAGCAAAGCCTATTGCTCTTAGACGTTGGTGCGGGGTGGAGCAGCCTGGTAGCTCGTCGGGCTCATAACCCGAAGGTCGTCAGTTCAAATCTGGCCCCCGCTACCAATTTTCTTACGATGTATTTTCTGCATCGACTCTCTTATAAACTTATAAATTTTCCATAACAATCACGCCGAAGTGATATTCTTTATAATTTA from Pseudomonadales bacterium harbors:
- the dinG gene encoding ATP-dependent DNA helicase DinG; this translates as MLNQSLKTEIQQAYSQFLASKSLKPRLGQKQMIAEIARSLAAIKTDAEGMRSNHAGLLAIEAGTGTGKTVAYTLAALPIAKALGKKLIISTATVALQEQIIYRDLPDILKHSGLHFRYALAKGRSRYLCLSKLDTFMQANPQDHLFDADQSLASELDQQQQRVMIYESMAKALLKGEWTGDKDDWQDPLEPEIWQPLTSDRNQCTGRRCQHVNQCSFFKAREELSAVDCIVANHDLVMADLALGGGAILAAPEDSIYIFDEAHHLPDIALRHFACNLRVHAANSWLDQSIKSIHDTGQSASSFVSLLDELDRALACLVQLKPLYAALKDQVELLCEPLLPVPEYESLPNLRFEHGEIPAALEQLANKLKQQQLELVNVLSAAHGMLEEAIDSNHSGLSLAELEQLFANFGQMLAVAERYHEVFQAYAKPPAELPDSRWVQLIESAGLIEFDLCASPLMPASALAQFLWQRCYAAILSSATLTALGSFDRLAMQAGLPDYYQSAIAPSPFNYADNAIFSVPQMSVEPLQKYADQHTDEVARLLPKLAEGFLAVLVLFSSKRQMNAVFELMAPDWQQKILRQSDLSKQALIEQHKTRVDQKQQSLIFGLASLAEGIDLPGDYCSHVVIAKLPFSVPNAPVDAALAEWLESQGRNPFMEISLPEASQKLIQACGRLIRTEQDVGKISLLDKRVLTKRYGKQLLAALPPFKQELDVSL
- a CDS encoding 1-acyl-sn-glycerol-3-phosphate acyltransferase, which codes for MDKFAHIRPYHDDEIDDVIAXIINDDECIRAILALKFPAMPAWCMTFIKPLLKTLLRFQVRDVHNVLSFQEKIGHYMDHMLETQTSGFKVSGLDNLPKDQAYVFVSNHRDIAMDPAFTNYALYHNGRNTVRIAIGDNLLTQDFATRLMRINKSFIVNRSERSPKKLLANLKLLSEYIAHSIKTDKHSIWIAQREGRAKDGIDNTDSAILKMFAIAGRKQDFSSYMHALNIVPLSVSYEYDPCDSLKAKELLALAHHGEYVKAEQEDVQSIAEGIAGFKGKVHLHFGEPFRHQVDGPDQLAEWLDEQIIGNYVLHATNYFAFYELYGHYPEGVYGATREAFSEDLVADQLQHEKQRFDARLSDMDADLRQHVLQAYANPICSKQRLGFMPK